In one Sphingobacterium daejeonense genomic region, the following are encoded:
- a CDS encoding DoxX family protein, translating to MKRIKIYFWLSTTFIFLFEAIMPLTATIFAPDQYNAGTKPLGYPDYFAISLIVCKVIGATALMIPRLNPKIKEWAYAGLAFNLFFAALSHIIVDGNIGYILMPIVVGIILAISYINNEKLKNYGKNEF from the coding sequence ATGAAAAGAATTAAAATTTACTTTTGGCTTTCCACCACATTTATCTTCTTATTTGAAGCAATAATGCCTTTGACGGCTACTATTTTTGCTCCTGACCAGTATAATGCAGGTACCAAGCCATTGGGTTATCCTGATTATTTTGCGATCAGTTTGATTGTTTGTAAGGTTATTGGGGCAACGGCATTGATGATTCCAAGACTAAACCCAAAAATAAAAGAATGGGCTTATGCGGGCTTGGCTTTCAACCTGTTTTTTGCGGCCTTAAGCCATATTATTGTTGACGGTAATATAGGATATATTCTAATGCCAATTGTTGTCGGGATCATTCTTGCTATTTCATATATAAACAACGAAAAACTTAAAAATTATGGCAAAAACGAATTTTAG
- a CDS encoding JAB domain-containing protein: MTKKTVKCGKLLDIEVCDHLKLSIHRYISLRDEEMF, from the coding sequence ATTACGAAGAAAACTGTTAAATGTGGTAAACTATTGGATATTGAGGTCTGCGATCATTTGAAACTATCAATCCATAGATACATTAGTTTACGTGATGAAGAAATGTTTTGA
- a CDS encoding acyltransferase family protein — MKKDFQQLLISISILRFPLILMVIYIHIINEDVTPVRLSMDADNLYHLIYSTISQNFGRTVVPSFFVFSGFLFFMKFKDTFSLNIYMVQIENRWKSLFIPYLFWNIAMVLIILLKNKIVLSIGGHPDDFYFSVKGSSVYDMLWKAPIDYPLWYLRDLLIMALFSPFFFVLKKYLKLFGLALLLIFYLSCIEIPIPGFSATAIFFFGLGSYITIDPSAFVNFINKFCLFLIIGMLTFLALATYNNGKPLYEFFIRCFTIFGTFSIIYLGNKLQNREKIKNLLIDLSNTVFFIYAIHIIYIINWSKGTFAKINFFNNGYGQIIGYFLLPLVVVAACLLIYYLMKKLIPKFLNYIVGGR, encoded by the coding sequence ATGAAAAAAGACTTTCAACAGCTATTAATTTCAATCTCAATACTTAGGTTTCCTCTTATATTAATGGTAATTTATATTCATATTATTAATGAAGATGTTACACCTGTCAGATTAAGTATGGATGCAGATAATCTTTACCATTTAATATACAGCACTATATCTCAAAATTTTGGACGGACTGTTGTTCCATCCTTCTTTGTTTTTTCAGGATTTCTCTTTTTCATGAAATTCAAGGACACATTTTCACTAAATATATACATGGTTCAAATAGAAAATAGGTGGAAATCATTGTTCATTCCCTATTTGTTTTGGAACATTGCTATGGTACTGATTATCCTATTAAAAAATAAAATAGTCTTATCCATTGGTGGGCATCCGGATGATTTTTATTTTTCTGTAAAAGGTTCATCTGTCTATGACATGTTGTGGAAAGCCCCAATCGATTATCCACTCTGGTATTTAAGAGATCTATTGATAATGGCTTTATTTTCGCCGTTCTTCTTCGTTCTCAAAAAGTACCTAAAGTTGTTTGGATTAGCCTTACTGCTGATTTTCTATCTTTCATGTATAGAAATCCCTATCCCTGGCTTTAGTGCAACAGCGATATTTTTCTTTGGTTTAGGTAGCTATATAACCATTGATCCATCTGCATTTGTAAATTTCATCAACAAATTTTGCCTATTCCTGATCATCGGAATGTTAACTTTCCTTGCTCTTGCAACTTATAATAATGGGAAACCACTTTATGAATTCTTTATCAGGTGTTTTACAATTTTTGGCACATTTTCGATAATATATCTAGGGAATAAACTCCAAAATAGAGAAAAGATTAAAAACCTCTTAATAGATTTGTCAAATACAGTTTTCTTTATTTATGCCATTCATATTATTTATATAATTAATTGGTCAAAAGGGACTTTTGCTAAAATCAACTTTTTCAACAATGGTTATGGGCAAATAATAGGTTACTTTTTGCTTCCTCTTGTTGTTGTCGCTGCTTGCCTATTGATCTACTATTTAATGAAAAAATTAATCCCAAAGTTTTTAAATTATATTGTTGGAGGTAGGTAA
- a CDS encoding HD family phosphohydrolase, with translation MGHWKKTKLIEHKRWLAEVLKNYITINFVFNESQTNKVEQNALANISTTRGMVQKDELIAEQGKIINNDTYQKLESLRKVFEDESRISGEQNMVTFGHFILISLAMSLLMVFLYFFRRDIFNNNRLLFIIFIVILVMLGVLSWAIKIKIPSLYYIPYCSVPIIFRLLFDTRIALNIHILMVLVAGLFVPNSFDFVFLQFTAGMVAIYSIRTLVKREQFLVSSVLILGTYILAYVGLVLTRNGSFSTIYWQDILPFTVSVGLTLLAYPLIYAFEKLFGIVSDLTLMELTNSNSRLLRELSLKAPGTFQHSLQVANLAEAAIYKIGGNPLLVRAGALYHDIGKMINPLYFIENQKTNDNPHEELTPEQSAQIIISHVLKGIEMARKNQMPEVVIDFIRTHHGTTKVDYFYNMAIKANPDKVIDESIFKYPGPVPFSKETAVLMMADSVEAASRALKEPTEESINNLVDKIIDHKLMQRQFQNADITMREISESAKIFKAMLKSIYHVRIDYDLNKKKDS, from the coding sequence TTGGGGCATTGGAAAAAAACAAAACTCATCGAACATAAGCGTTGGTTGGCAGAGGTATTGAAGAATTACATAACGATCAATTTTGTTTTCAATGAGTCACAAACCAATAAGGTTGAGCAAAATGCATTGGCCAATATTTCCACCACGAGAGGAATGGTCCAAAAAGATGAATTGATTGCAGAGCAAGGTAAGATCATCAACAACGATACTTATCAAAAGCTAGAATCCCTACGAAAGGTATTTGAAGATGAATCGAGGATCAGTGGTGAGCAGAATATGGTTACTTTTGGTCACTTTATCCTGATTTCCTTGGCAATGTCTCTGTTAATGGTATTCCTATACTTTTTCAGAAGAGATATATTCAATAATAACAGGCTCCTATTCATTATCTTCATCGTTATTTTAGTGATGCTGGGCGTACTGAGCTGGGCAATCAAGATCAAGATACCTAGTCTATACTACATTCCTTATTGTAGTGTTCCGATTATCTTTAGGTTACTTTTTGATACCCGTATTGCTTTGAACATTCATATCTTGATGGTGTTAGTTGCGGGATTGTTCGTGCCTAACAGCTTTGACTTTGTATTCTTGCAATTTACGGCTGGTATGGTAGCGATCTATAGTATCCGGACTTTGGTAAAAAGAGAGCAATTTTTGGTTTCGAGTGTGTTGATTCTTGGAACATATATCCTCGCTTATGTAGGTTTGGTATTGACAAGAAATGGATCTTTTTCGACCATCTATTGGCAAGATATCCTTCCGTTTACGGTGAGTGTTGGCCTGACGCTTCTAGCCTACCCGTTGATCTATGCTTTTGAGAAACTATTTGGTATTGTTTCAGACTTGACTTTAATGGAATTGACAAATTCCAATTCAAGGCTATTGCGCGAACTTTCCCTGAAGGCTCCCGGAACATTCCAGCACTCCTTGCAGGTAGCGAATCTAGCTGAAGCAGCAATCTATAAAATCGGTGGTAACCCGCTATTGGTCCGTGCCGGTGCTCTGTACCATGATATCGGTAAAATGATCAACCCTTTGTACTTTATCGAGAACCAAAAAACAAACGACAACCCTCACGAAGAATTGACACCGGAACAAAGTGCACAGATTATTATTTCGCACGTTTTGAAAGGGATTGAAATGGCACGCAAAAATCAGATGCCAGAGGTGGTAATCGACTTTATCCGTACCCACCACGGTACGACGAAGGTAGATTACTTCTATAATATGGCCATCAAGGCAAATCCTGATAAGGTGATCGACGAGTCTATCTTTAAATATCCTGGTCCGGTTCCTTTTTCTAAGGAGACTGCGGTATTGATGATGGCAGACTCGGTTGAAGCAGCCTCCAGAGCATTAAAAGAGCCGACTGAAGAATCTATCAACAACCTTGTCGACAAGATCATTGACCATAAGTTAATGCAGCGTCAATTCCAAAATGCGGATATTACAATGCGCGAAATCTCGGAATCGGCGAAGATTTTCAAGGCGATGTTAAAGAGTATTTATCATGTTAGGATCGATTACGATCTGAACAAGAAAAAAGATAGTTAA